A genomic region of Ewingella sp. CoE-038-23 contains the following coding sequences:
- the fadE gene encoding acyl-CoA dehydrogenase FadE — translation MMVLSIVALLVIIGVLFYHRVNLQLSSLIILAFTAAMGAIHLWTLWLLVPLAIVLLPFNIPALRRSLFSAPALRTFRKVMPSMSRTEKEAIEAGTTWWEGDLFSGTPDWKKLQDYPQQRLTEEEQAFIDGPVEEACRMADDFQITHELADLPPELWAYLKEHRFFAMIIKKEYGGLEFSAYAQARVLQKLAGVSGILAITVGVPNSLGPGELLQHYGTDEQKDHYLPRLAQGLEIPCFALTSPEAGSDAGAIPDVGVVCKGQWEGKEVLGMRLTWNKRYITLAPIATVLGLAFKLKDPDHLLGDTTELGITCALIPTDTQGVEIGHRHFPLNVPFQNGPTRGKDIFVPIDYIIGGPKMAGQGWRMLVECLSVGRGITLPSNATGSLKSLAMATGAYAYIRRQFKLPIGKMEGIEEPLARIAGNAYVMDAAATLITNGIMLGEKPAVLSAIVKYHCTHRGQRAVMDAMDITGGKGIMLGKSNFVARAYQGAPIAITVEGANILTRSMIIFGQGAIRCHPYVLREMAAAESNDLQDFDRALFGHIGHVGSNKVRSFWLGLTNGRTSKTPAKDATARYYQQINRLSANLALLSDISMGVLGGSLKRRERISARLGDILSQIYLATATLKRYEEEGRNKEDLPLVHWGVQDCLNQAEIAIEELLRNFPNGLVAGVMRFVIFPLGRAQAAPSDQLDHELARILQVPSATRSRIGRGQYLTPSEHNPIGQLEQALMDILAAEPVHKHLSDAMGKKLSFTRLDILAQKGLDAGHLTPDEARILSRAEESRLRSINVDEFEADELAAKKPEQEEKKVVKPRQTEAA, via the coding sequence ATGATGGTTCTTAGTATTGTTGCCTTGCTCGTTATCATCGGTGTGTTGTTCTATCACCGGGTGAACTTACAACTTAGTAGCTTGATTATTTTGGCTTTTACTGCCGCCATGGGCGCAATTCACCTGTGGACTCTCTGGCTGCTGGTGCCGCTGGCAATCGTCTTGTTGCCTTTCAACATTCCGGCACTGCGCCGTTCACTGTTCTCCGCGCCGGCTCTGCGCACCTTCCGTAAAGTCATGCCAAGCATGTCGCGCACGGAAAAAGAGGCGATTGAAGCCGGTACCACCTGGTGGGAAGGCGACCTGTTCAGCGGCACGCCTGACTGGAAAAAGTTGCAGGACTACCCGCAGCAGCGCCTGACGGAAGAAGAGCAGGCCTTTATTGACGGCCCGGTGGAAGAAGCCTGCCGCATGGCGGATGACTTCCAGATAACCCACGAGCTGGCAGACCTGCCACCAGAGCTGTGGGCCTATTTGAAAGAGCACCGCTTCTTCGCGATGATCATCAAGAAAGAGTACGGCGGCCTCGAATTCTCGGCTTACGCTCAGGCTCGCGTGCTGCAAAAGCTGGCGGGTGTATCCGGCATTTTGGCCATCACCGTCGGCGTGCCTAACTCCCTCGGCCCTGGCGAACTGCTGCAACATTACGGCACCGATGAGCAGAAAGATCACTATCTGCCACGTCTGGCCCAAGGTTTGGAAATCCCTTGCTTCGCCTTAACTAGCCCGGAAGCAGGCTCTGATGCCGGTGCCATTCCCGACGTTGGCGTGGTGTGTAAAGGCCAGTGGGAAGGCAAAGAAGTGCTGGGCATGCGCCTGACCTGGAACAAACGCTATATCACGCTGGCGCCTATCGCTACCGTGCTGGGACTGGCCTTTAAGTTGAAAGACCCGGACCACCTGCTGGGGGATACCACTGAGCTGGGCATTACTTGTGCGCTGATCCCAACGGATACCCAAGGCGTGGAAATCGGCCACCGTCACTTCCCGCTGAACGTGCCTTTCCAAAATGGTCCGACGCGCGGTAAAGACATTTTCGTGCCTATCGATTACATCATCGGTGGTCCGAAAATGGCCGGTCAGGGCTGGCGCATGCTGGTTGAATGCCTGTCGGTTGGGCGCGGTATCACCCTGCCATCCAACGCCACCGGCAGCCTGAAATCACTGGCGATGGCGACCGGCGCTTATGCGTATATTCGCCGCCAGTTCAAACTGCCTATCGGCAAAATGGAAGGTATCGAAGAGCCGCTGGCGCGCATTGCCGGTAACGCCTATGTCATGGATGCCGCGGCAACGCTCATCACCAACGGCATTATGCTCGGTGAAAAACCGGCTGTGCTGTCAGCCATCGTTAAATATCACTGTACCCACCGTGGCCAGCGCGCCGTGATGGACGCCATGGATATCACCGGCGGTAAAGGCATTATGCTCGGCAAAAGTAACTTCGTGGCCCGTGCTTATCAGGGTGCGCCAATTGCCATCACGGTAGAAGGCGCCAACATCCTGACTCGCAGCATGATTATCTTCGGCCAAGGCGCTATCCGTTGCCATCCATACGTGCTGCGTGAAATGGCGGCGGCGGAAAGCAACGATCTGCAAGATTTCGACCGCGCGCTGTTCGGCCATATCGGCCACGTCGGCAGCAACAAAGTGCGCAGCTTCTGGCTGGGCCTGACCAACGGCCGCACCAGCAAGACGCCGGCCAAAGACGCGACGGCTCGCTACTATCAGCAGATTAACCGCCTGAGTGCCAACCTGGCCCTGCTGTCCGATATCTCCATGGGCGTGCTGGGTGGCAGCCTGAAACGCCGCGAGCGCATTTCGGCCCGTTTGGGTGACATCCTCAGCCAAATCTATCTGGCGACGGCGACGCTGAAACGCTACGAAGAGGAAGGTCGCAACAAGGAAGACCTGCCGCTGGTGCATTGGGGCGTGCAGGACTGCCTGAATCAGGCGGAAATCGCCATTGAAGAGCTGCTGCGTAACTTCCCTAACGGACTGGTAGCGGGCGTGATGCGCTTTGTTATCTTCCCGCTGGGCCGTGCTCAGGCCGCCCCTTCTGACCAACTGGACCACGAGCTGGCGCGCATTCTGCAAGTGCCATCAGCCACCCGCAGCCGCATTGGTCGCGGCCAGTATCTGACGCCAAGCGAGCACAACCCGATTGGTCAGTTGGAACAAGCCCTGATGGACATTTTGGCCGCCGAGCCGGTGCATAAACATCTGTCCGACGCGATGGGTAAAAAGCTGTCATTCACCCGTCTGGATATTCTGGCGCAAAAAGGGCTGGATGCTGGTCATCTGACCCCGGATGAAGCCCGAATTCTAAGCCGCGCCGAAGAGAGCCGCCTGCGTTCTATCAACGTGGATGAGTTCGAAGCCGACGAGCTGGCGGCAAAAAAGCCAGAGCAGGAAGAGAAGAAAGTGGTGAAACCACGGCAGACTGAAGCCGCATAA